A stretch of DNA from Agrobacterium cucumeris:
ACGGACTGGCGAATGCCGTTGTTTTTCCGCATGTCCTGGCCTTCAACCAGCCTGCGGTTTCAGCAAAAACGGCGGAGGTGGCAGGTGCGCTCGGCCTTCACGAGCATCTTTCACCGGATGACCTGCGCAAGGCGGCGACGGATTTCTGCGCTGGGCTCGGCATCGAAATGTCACTGGCAAGGCACGGGGCAACCGAGACCGATCTTCCCCGTTATGCCGAGGACGCACACGCCATCCGCCGGCTGATGGACAATAATCCGGTCGATATGAGCCTTGAAGACGTGCTCGGCATTTACCGACGCGCCTTCTGAAAGAAGGGGCGGCACGCCTTCGGGCGCACCGGCCTCAATCCGAATGCGAAGATTCGAACAGGCGGTCGCGCGATCCCGTCAGATGCTGGAGCATCAACTGACGCGCCGCCTCGGCATCCCCATCGGCGATCGCCTTCGCAATGGCCTCATGTTCGGCAAAAACACGCGTCAGGCCGGAGGCCTCGCGCTTTACCGACATGCCGTGGAACTTCATGCCCATCGCGATATGATCTTTCAGAGCCTCCATCGCAGTGGAGAAATAACTGTTCCTTGCCGCCCGCGCGATGGCGAGGTGGAACTGGTAGTCGGCATCCTCACGGTGGGACTGGCGATTGGTGGCGTCCCGCATCAATTCGAGCGCCTTCTTGATCGCCGCAAGCCTCTCGCCATCATGCCGCAATGCCGCCGCAGCGGCCGCGGCCGGCTCCAGCGTCAGCCGGAATTCGTAACAATTCAGAAGGTCGGCGACATTTTCCAGCTGCCCGAAGCCGAGCGGCTCGCGCAGGCCAAAAGCCCGCACATAGCTGCCGGAACCTCTTCGGGAATAGATGAAGCCCTGCTCGCGCAGCCGCCGCAAAGCCTCGCGCACCACTGGTCTCGAGACCTCGAATTCCATCGCGAGTTCATGTTCGGTCGGCAGCCGTTCGTCCGGCTTGTAAGCACCGGATTTGATCGCCCGGTGCATTCTCTCGAAAATAATGTCCGGAAGTGCCTTACGCGCCGTTTCTTTCATCAGCCCCATCTGGTCAGCTTTCTCCGGTGTCGTTTACGCCAAGCATCATTTTCGCAATGTGTTTCAACGTGTCAGCTTGCCCAAAACCGCCAGACTTCGCAATGATGCATTGGTCGCCCGCCCAGCCGACGCCCAGACCCGGCAGGCATTCGCCGGCAAGACGCAGGCGAAAAATGCCCATGGCGCGCAGCACGGCTTCGGCCGTCGCCCCACCCGACAGAAGCAGCCTGCCGGCACCTGCCGTGAAGCGCGGTACGACGCCTTCCGCCAGCCGATCGGAAACGATAAGCGGTGAAAGATCTTCTGCCCCTTGCGTTGCACGAACAAGTGTCAGGCCGGAACCATTATGTGTAGGGGAAAGTACGACACCGTTGGGCGCATCGATAACCGACACAAGCCCGGCCCGCTCAAGCGCTTCCATTTGCTCTACCGTAATCGGATCACGCGAACCCACGACGAAAAGTCCCTTGCCAGCCGGAATAATCGCCGTTTCGGCAACCATCCGACCCGTCATAGCCTCGGCAAGAGCCTCGGCAAGCCCGCGTGCGCCGACCAGAAGATCGACGCCTTTAGCCTGTGCGGCGGCGAGAGCTTCCCGGATGTCACCCTGCGATCGGGTATCGGGTATCGTGCAGCGACCAGCGTGTCTGCCGAGCTTCTCATGAACTGGAATGGCGACGTCAACGCCAAAGCCGGATACGGCCCCGCCTATAACGATACGTCCGAAATCGGGGATGGCGGGCGCAACAAGTGCGTGCCGATAGGACATCGCATCCATTTCAGCCGCAATGTGCCCCTTCAGCCGGGAGTCGACCTTCTTGAACAGGATCGTATCCGCTGGAACCAGCGCCAATAGTGACCGCGTGCGTTGACTGGCTTCTTCCGCATCACCGTCTCGACAACCCAGGTTAACGCTGAGGACGGCAGGCGCATCCGCGAGGGCTGCGGGCACACCGTCAAGCCCGATCGCAACCTCGGTCGCCAGCCCGCGCCCGGCAAAGGGTGCGGCGGCGTCGAGCGCGCCTGTCAGATCATCGGCGAAAATCAGCAGCACGGGCGAAGCCTTCAAAAAAAGTTGTAATGTTTTACATCAATAAATTTATTTATAATCAATAGATAAACAGATGTGAATAACAAAAATTATTATGAAGGCTTTCGAATTGGCCGGGTGGCGATGAAGCGAACCGCTAAGCCATCGCTAGATTCAGAAAAGGATAAACGCGGCCAACCCGCATGCGGCTCCGCAGGCAAGGCGAAAGACGGCAAACAGGATATCGCCGCTAGATAAACCGGAAAGGTAGCCCTGAGATAAGCGCTTTGACAAAACGCTTCTTTTGAAAGCGCCCGTTCAGCGAAACACGCGGCAACTGCGTTGGCTTTTCGAGGCTATGAGGGCCAAGAACACCGGCCTGTGTGGTGACCGCCACGGAAAATCCCGCCTCGAACACCGCCTTTGCCTCGCGCTCT
This window harbors:
- a CDS encoding FadR/GntR family transcriptional regulator; protein product: MGLMKETARKALPDIIFERMHRAIKSGAYKPDERLPTEHELAMEFEVSRPVVREALRRLREQGFIYSRRGSGSYVRAFGLREPLGFGQLENVADLLNCYEFRLTLEPAAAAAAALRHDGERLAAIKKALELMRDATNRQSHREDADYQFHLAIARAARNSYFSTAMEALKDHIAMGMKFHGMSVKREASGLTRVFAEHEAIAKAIADGDAEAARQLMLQHLTGSRDRLFESSHSD
- a CDS encoding four-carbon acid sugar kinase family protein, with the translated sequence MLLIFADDLTGALDAAAPFAGRGLATEVAIGLDGVPAALADAPAVLSVNLGCRDGDAEEASQRTRSLLALVPADTILFKKVDSRLKGHIAAEMDAMSYRHALVAPAIPDFGRIVIGGAVSGFGVDVAIPVHEKLGRHAGRCTIPDTRSQGDIREALAAAQAKGVDLLVGARGLAEALAEAMTGRMVAETAIIPAGKGLFVVGSRDPITVEQMEALERAGLVSVIDAPNGVVLSPTHNGSGLTLVRATQGAEDLSPLIVSDRLAEGVVPRFTAGAGRLLLSGGATAEAVLRAMGIFRLRLAGECLPGLGVGWAGDQCIIAKSGGFGQADTLKHIAKMMLGVNDTGES